A single Pseudomonadota bacterium DNA region contains:
- a CDS encoding glutathione S-transferase N-terminal domain-containing protein, which produces MMTLFSRPTDPQSHRARLVLQEKNINVEIVDVVGPDLPEDLIDLNPYNSVPTLVDRDLVLYDARVIVDYLDERFPHPPLMPVDPVARAQFRLALFRIERDWYSLVDEIENASDKKGSTAARKMLRESLVSSAEVFGARPFFLSEEFSLVDCSIAPILWRLSHYEV; this is translated from the coding sequence CTCTTCTCGCGGCCGACGGACCCGCAAAGCCATCGCGCACGATTGGTACTGCAGGAGAAGAACATCAACGTCGAGATCGTCGACGTGGTGGGGCCCGATCTACCGGAAGATCTTATCGATCTGAACCCCTACAACAGCGTGCCGACCCTGGTCGATCGCGATCTGGTGCTCTACGACGCACGCGTGATCGTCGATTACCTGGACGAGCGCTTCCCGCATCCGCCGCTGATGCCGGTAGATCCCGTCGCCCGAGCTCAGTTCCGGCTCGCCCTGTTCCGCATCGAACGCGACTGGTACAGCCTGGTCGATGAGATCGAGAACGCCAGTGACAAGAAGGGCAGCACTGCCGCGCGCAAGATGCTGCGTGAGAGCCTCGTCTCCAGCGCCGAGGTCTTCGGTGCCCGGCCGTTCTTTCTGAGCGAGGAGTTCTCCCTGGTCGATTGCAGCATCGCGCCCATCCTCTGGCGCCTCAGCCACTACGAAGTGGA